In Equus caballus isolate H_3958 breed thoroughbred chromosome 7, TB-T2T, whole genome shotgun sequence, one DNA window encodes the following:
- the PDE4A gene encoding 3',5'-cyclic-AMP phosphodiesterase 4A isoform X3, protein MKRSRSVLSVAGTGDERLRETLEPGRANMLGADLRRPRRRLSTGPGLGWADPEPSEPGVPLPPRPTTLPLLVPPRISITRADSLEAENGPAPSPGRSPLDSQASPGLVLHAGPATSQRRESFLYRSDSDYDMSPKTMSRNSSVTSEAHAEDLIVTPFAQVLASLRSVRNNFSLLTNVPIPSNKRSPLGGPTPVCKATLSEETCQQLARETLEELDWCLEQLETMQTYRSVSEMASHKFKRMLNRELTHLSEMSRSGNQVSEYISTTFLDKQNEVEIPSPTMKDREKQQAPRQRPSQQPAPPGPQFQPMSQITGVKRLAHSSSLNDSSVPRFGVKTDQEELLAQELENLNKWGLNIFCVSNYAGGRSLSCIMYTIFQERDLLKKFRIPVDTMVTYMLTLEDHYHPDVAYHNSLHAADVLQSTHVLLATPALDAVFTDLEILAALFAAAIHDVDHPGVSNQFLINTNSELALMYNDESVLENHHLAVGFKLLQEDNCDIFQNLSKRQRQSLRKMVIDMVLATDMSKHMTLLADLKTMVETKKVTSSGVLLLDNYSDRIQVLRNMVHCADLSNPTKPLELYRQWTDRIMAEFFQQGDRERERGMEISPMCDKHTASVEKSQVGFIDYIVHPLWETWADLVHPDAQDILDTLEDNRDWYYSAIRQSPSPPPDEEARGPGHPPPPDKFQFELTLEEDVEEEAACPALGAGGAEESPAAREASPAEGLLEVPGQDVDVCMEREVQEVCWRRRADSAHSVAAGREESSSPDASAEAVGCSSPRVPALRTLPPPEEAPGRSGLPSTAAEVGAQKDHQAAKGARCACPGTPGEDAPAPPAPGGRGPAGGPP, encoded by the exons CCTCGAGGCCGAGAATGGGCCGGCGCCGTCCCCCGGCCGCAGCCCCCTGGACTCGCAGGCGAGCCCCGGCCTCGTGCTGCACGCCGGGCCGGCCACCAGCCAGCGCCGCGAGTCCTTCCTGTACCGCTCGGACAGCGACTATGACATGTCGCCCAAGACCATGTCCCGGAACTCGTCGGTCACCAGCGAGGC GCACGCTGAGGACCTCATCGTGACACCGTTCGCCCAG GTGCTGGCCAGCCTCCGGAGCGTTCGCAACAACTTCTCACTTCTGACCAATGTGCCCATTCCCAGCAACAA GCGGTCCCCACTGGGCGGCCCGACCCCTGTCTGCAAAGCCACGCTGTCAG AGGAGACGTGCCAGCAGTTGGCCCGGGAGACGCTGGAGGAGCTGGACTGGTGTCTGGAGCAGCTGGAGACCATGCAGACCTACCGCTCTGTCAGCGAGATGGCTTCGCACAAG TTCAAGAGAATGCTCAACCGTGAACTCACACACCTGTCCGAGATGAGCAGGTCAGGAAACCAGGTCTCTGAGTACATCTCCACCACGTTCCTGG ACAAGCAGAATGAAGTGGAGATCCCATCACCCACCATGAAGGATCGAGAAAAACAGCAGGCGCCACGGCAGAGACCCTCCCAGCAGCCCGCGCCCCCCGGGCCGCAGTTCCAGCCCATGTCTCAGATCACGGGGGTGAAGAGGCTGGCGCACAGCAGCAGCCTGAACGATTCCAGCGTCCCCCGCTTCGGGGTGAAGACCGACCAAGAGGAGCTCCTGGCCCAA GAACTGGAGAACCTGAACAAGTGGGGCCTGAACATCTTTTGCGTGTCGAATTACGCCGGCGGCCGCTCGCTCAGCTGCATCATGTACACAATATTCCAG GAGCGGGACCTGCTCAAAAAGTTCCGCATCCCGGTGGACACGATGGTGACATATATGCTGACCCTGGAAGACCACTACCACCCGGATGTGGCCTACCACAACAGCCTGCATGCCGCCGACGTGCTGCAGTCCACCCACGTGCTGCTGGCCACGCCTGCTCTGGAC GCTGTATTCACGGACCTGGAGATTCTTGCCGCCCTGTTCGCGGCTGCCATCCACGACGTGGACCACCCCGGGGTCTCCAACCAGTTCCTCATCAACACCA ATTCGGAGCTGGCGCTCATGTACAACGACGAGTCGGTGCTGGAGAACCACCACCTGGCCGTGGGCTTCAAGCTGCTGCAGGAGGACAACTGCGATATCTTCCAGAACCTCAGCAAGCGCCAGCGGCAGAGCCTGCGCAAGATGGTCATCGACAtg GTGCTGGCCACGGACATGTCCAAGCACATGACCCTCCTGGCTGACCTGAAGACCATGGTGGAGACCAAGAAAGTGACCAGCTCGGGGGTCCTCCTGCTGGATAACTACTCCGACCGCATCCAG GTCCTGCGGAACATGGTGCACTGCGCGGACCTCAGCAACCCCACCAAGCCGCTCGAGCTGTACCGCCAGTGGACGGACCGCATCATGGCCGAGTTCTTCCAGCAGGGTGACCGGGAACGCGAGCGGGGCATGGAGATCAGCCCCATGTGCGACAAGCACACGGCCTCTGTGGAGAAGTCGCAG GTGGGTTTCATCGACTATATTGTGCACCCGCTATGGGAGACGTGGGCTGACCTGGTCCACCCGGACGCCCAGGACATCCTAGACACGCTGGAGGACAACCGGGACTGGTACTACAGCGCCATCCGGCAGAGCCCGTCGCCACCGCCCGACGAGGAGGCCAGGGGGCCGGGCCACCCGCCCCCGCCTGATAAGTTCCAGTTCGAGCTGACGCTGGAGGAGGACGTGGAGGAGGAGGCGGCGTGTCCTGCCTTGGGCGCCGGTGGAGCGGAGGAGTCGCCCGCGGCCCGGGAGGCATCCCCAGCTGAGGGACTCTTGGAGGTCCCCGGCCAGGACGTGGACGTGTGCATGGAGCGCGAGGTGCAGGAAGTGTGCTGGAGGCGGCGGGCAGACTCGGCGCACAGTGTGGCTGCGGGCCGCGAGGAGTCCTCGTCCCCGGATGCGTCCGCCGAGGCTGTGGGCTGCAGCAGCCCCCGTGTGCCTGCCTTGAGGACCCTGCCCCCTCCAGAGGAGGCCCCGGGCCGCTCGGGCCTCCCCTCCACGGCGGCCGAGGTGGGGGCCCAAAAGGATCATCAGGCTGCCAAGGGGGCGCGCTGTGCCTGCCCAGGGACCCCCGGCGAGGACGCCCCCGCGCCCCCAGCTCCTGGCGGGAGGGGGCCAGCTGGAGGCCCTCCCtga
- the PDE4A gene encoding 3',5'-cyclic-AMP phosphodiesterase 4A isoform X5: protein MSPKTMSRNSSVTSEAHAEDLIVTPFAQVLASLRSVRNNFSLLTNVPIPSNKRSPLGGPTPVCKATLSEETCQQLARETLEELDWCLEQLETMQTYRSVSEMASHKFKRMLNRELTHLSEMSRSGNQVSEYISTTFLDKQNEVEIPSPTMKDREKQQAPRQRPSQQPAPPGPQFQPMSQITGVKRLAHSSSLNDSSVPRFGVKTDQEELLAQELENLNKWGLNIFCVSNYAGGRSLSCIMYTIFQERDLLKKFRIPVDTMVTYMLTLEDHYHPDVAYHNSLHAADVLQSTHVLLATPALDAVFTDLEILAALFAAAIHDVDHPGVSNQFLINTNSELALMYNDESVLENHHLAVGFKLLQEDNCDIFQNLSKRQRQSLRKMVIDMVLATDMSKHMTLLADLKTMVETKKVTSSGVLLLDNYSDRIQVLRNMVHCADLSNPTKPLELYRQWTDRIMAEFFQQGDRERERGMEISPMCDKHTASVEKSQVGFIDYIVHPLWETWADLVHPDAQDILDTLEDNRDWYYSAIRQSPSPPPDEEARGPGHPPPPDKFQFELTLEEDVEEEAACPALGAGGAEESPAAREASPAEGLLEVPGQDVDVCMEREVQEVCWRRRADSAHSVAAGREESSSPDASAEAVGCSSPRVPALRTLPPPEEAPGRSGLPSTAAEVGAQKDHQAAKGARCACPGTPGEDAPAPPAPGGRGPAGGPP, encoded by the exons ATGTCGCCCAAGACCATGTCCCGGAACTCGTCGGTCACCAGCGAGGC GCACGCTGAGGACCTCATCGTGACACCGTTCGCCCAG GTGCTGGCCAGCCTCCGGAGCGTTCGCAACAACTTCTCACTTCTGACCAATGTGCCCATTCCCAGCAACAA GCGGTCCCCACTGGGCGGCCCGACCCCTGTCTGCAAAGCCACGCTGTCAG AGGAGACGTGCCAGCAGTTGGCCCGGGAGACGCTGGAGGAGCTGGACTGGTGTCTGGAGCAGCTGGAGACCATGCAGACCTACCGCTCTGTCAGCGAGATGGCTTCGCACAAG TTCAAGAGAATGCTCAACCGTGAACTCACACACCTGTCCGAGATGAGCAGGTCAGGAAACCAGGTCTCTGAGTACATCTCCACCACGTTCCTGG ACAAGCAGAATGAAGTGGAGATCCCATCACCCACCATGAAGGATCGAGAAAAACAGCAGGCGCCACGGCAGAGACCCTCCCAGCAGCCCGCGCCCCCCGGGCCGCAGTTCCAGCCCATGTCTCAGATCACGGGGGTGAAGAGGCTGGCGCACAGCAGCAGCCTGAACGATTCCAGCGTCCCCCGCTTCGGGGTGAAGACCGACCAAGAGGAGCTCCTGGCCCAA GAACTGGAGAACCTGAACAAGTGGGGCCTGAACATCTTTTGCGTGTCGAATTACGCCGGCGGCCGCTCGCTCAGCTGCATCATGTACACAATATTCCAG GAGCGGGACCTGCTCAAAAAGTTCCGCATCCCGGTGGACACGATGGTGACATATATGCTGACCCTGGAAGACCACTACCACCCGGATGTGGCCTACCACAACAGCCTGCATGCCGCCGACGTGCTGCAGTCCACCCACGTGCTGCTGGCCACGCCTGCTCTGGAC GCTGTATTCACGGACCTGGAGATTCTTGCCGCCCTGTTCGCGGCTGCCATCCACGACGTGGACCACCCCGGGGTCTCCAACCAGTTCCTCATCAACACCA ATTCGGAGCTGGCGCTCATGTACAACGACGAGTCGGTGCTGGAGAACCACCACCTGGCCGTGGGCTTCAAGCTGCTGCAGGAGGACAACTGCGATATCTTCCAGAACCTCAGCAAGCGCCAGCGGCAGAGCCTGCGCAAGATGGTCATCGACAtg GTGCTGGCCACGGACATGTCCAAGCACATGACCCTCCTGGCTGACCTGAAGACCATGGTGGAGACCAAGAAAGTGACCAGCTCGGGGGTCCTCCTGCTGGATAACTACTCCGACCGCATCCAG GTCCTGCGGAACATGGTGCACTGCGCGGACCTCAGCAACCCCACCAAGCCGCTCGAGCTGTACCGCCAGTGGACGGACCGCATCATGGCCGAGTTCTTCCAGCAGGGTGACCGGGAACGCGAGCGGGGCATGGAGATCAGCCCCATGTGCGACAAGCACACGGCCTCTGTGGAGAAGTCGCAG GTGGGTTTCATCGACTATATTGTGCACCCGCTATGGGAGACGTGGGCTGACCTGGTCCACCCGGACGCCCAGGACATCCTAGACACGCTGGAGGACAACCGGGACTGGTACTACAGCGCCATCCGGCAGAGCCCGTCGCCACCGCCCGACGAGGAGGCCAGGGGGCCGGGCCACCCGCCCCCGCCTGATAAGTTCCAGTTCGAGCTGACGCTGGAGGAGGACGTGGAGGAGGAGGCGGCGTGTCCTGCCTTGGGCGCCGGTGGAGCGGAGGAGTCGCCCGCGGCCCGGGAGGCATCCCCAGCTGAGGGACTCTTGGAGGTCCCCGGCCAGGACGTGGACGTGTGCATGGAGCGCGAGGTGCAGGAAGTGTGCTGGAGGCGGCGGGCAGACTCGGCGCACAGTGTGGCTGCGGGCCGCGAGGAGTCCTCGTCCCCGGATGCGTCCGCCGAGGCTGTGGGCTGCAGCAGCCCCCGTGTGCCTGCCTTGAGGACCCTGCCCCCTCCAGAGGAGGCCCCGGGCCGCTCGGGCCTCCCCTCCACGGCGGCCGAGGTGGGGGCCCAAAAGGATCATCAGGCTGCCAAGGGGGCGCGCTGTGCCTGCCCAGGGACCCCCGGCGAGGACGCCCCCGCGCCCCCAGCTCCTGGCGGGAGGGGGCCAGCTGGAGGCCCTCCCtga
- the PDE4A gene encoding 3',5'-cyclic-AMP phosphodiesterase 4A isoform X4 — MARPRGLGRIPELPPAAFPGAAAEDEAFLPEPPALRAPRRPRSPPSSPVFFASPTLRRRVRLLRSVQDGGRQAWAGLEAENGPAPSPGRSPLDSQASPGLVLHAGPATSQRRESFLYRSDSDYDMSPKTMSRNSSVTSEAHAEDLIVTPFAQVLASLRSVRNNFSLLTNVPIPSNKRSPLGGPTPVCKATLSEETCQQLARETLEELDWCLEQLETMQTYRSVSEMASHKFKRMLNRELTHLSEMSRSGNQVSEYISTTFLDKQNEVEIPSPTMKDREKQQAPRQRPSQQPAPPGPQFQPMSQITGVKRLAHSSSLNDSSVPRFGVKTDQEELLAQELENLNKWGLNIFCVSNYAGGRSLSCIMYTIFQERDLLKKFRIPVDTMVTYMLTLEDHYHPDVAYHNSLHAADVLQSTHVLLATPALDAVFTDLEILAALFAAAIHDVDHPGVSNQFLINTNSELALMYNDESVLENHHLAVGFKLLQEDNCDIFQNLSKRQRQSLRKMVIDMVLATDMSKHMTLLADLKTMVETKKVTSSGVLLLDNYSDRIQVLRNMVHCADLSNPTKPLELYRQWTDRIMAEFFQQGDRERERGMEISPMCDKHTASVEKSQVGFIDYIVHPLWETWADLVHPDAQDILDTLEDNRDWYYSAIRQSPSPPPDEEARGPGHPPPPDKFQFELTLEEDVEEEAACPALGAGGAEESPAAREASPAEGLLEVPGQDVDVCMEREVQEVCWRRRADSAHSVAAGREESSSPDASAEAVGCSSPRVPALRTLPPPEEAPGRSGLPSTAAEVGAQKDHQAAKGARCACPGTPGEDAPAPPAPGGRGPAGGPP, encoded by the exons CCTCGAGGCCGAGAATGGGCCGGCGCCGTCCCCCGGCCGCAGCCCCCTGGACTCGCAGGCGAGCCCCGGCCTCGTGCTGCACGCCGGGCCGGCCACCAGCCAGCGCCGCGAGTCCTTCCTGTACCGCTCGGACAGCGACTATGACATGTCGCCCAAGACCATGTCCCGGAACTCGTCGGTCACCAGCGAGGC GCACGCTGAGGACCTCATCGTGACACCGTTCGCCCAG GTGCTGGCCAGCCTCCGGAGCGTTCGCAACAACTTCTCACTTCTGACCAATGTGCCCATTCCCAGCAACAA GCGGTCCCCACTGGGCGGCCCGACCCCTGTCTGCAAAGCCACGCTGTCAG AGGAGACGTGCCAGCAGTTGGCCCGGGAGACGCTGGAGGAGCTGGACTGGTGTCTGGAGCAGCTGGAGACCATGCAGACCTACCGCTCTGTCAGCGAGATGGCTTCGCACAAG TTCAAGAGAATGCTCAACCGTGAACTCACACACCTGTCCGAGATGAGCAGGTCAGGAAACCAGGTCTCTGAGTACATCTCCACCACGTTCCTGG ACAAGCAGAATGAAGTGGAGATCCCATCACCCACCATGAAGGATCGAGAAAAACAGCAGGCGCCACGGCAGAGACCCTCCCAGCAGCCCGCGCCCCCCGGGCCGCAGTTCCAGCCCATGTCTCAGATCACGGGGGTGAAGAGGCTGGCGCACAGCAGCAGCCTGAACGATTCCAGCGTCCCCCGCTTCGGGGTGAAGACCGACCAAGAGGAGCTCCTGGCCCAA GAACTGGAGAACCTGAACAAGTGGGGCCTGAACATCTTTTGCGTGTCGAATTACGCCGGCGGCCGCTCGCTCAGCTGCATCATGTACACAATATTCCAG GAGCGGGACCTGCTCAAAAAGTTCCGCATCCCGGTGGACACGATGGTGACATATATGCTGACCCTGGAAGACCACTACCACCCGGATGTGGCCTACCACAACAGCCTGCATGCCGCCGACGTGCTGCAGTCCACCCACGTGCTGCTGGCCACGCCTGCTCTGGAC GCTGTATTCACGGACCTGGAGATTCTTGCCGCCCTGTTCGCGGCTGCCATCCACGACGTGGACCACCCCGGGGTCTCCAACCAGTTCCTCATCAACACCA ATTCGGAGCTGGCGCTCATGTACAACGACGAGTCGGTGCTGGAGAACCACCACCTGGCCGTGGGCTTCAAGCTGCTGCAGGAGGACAACTGCGATATCTTCCAGAACCTCAGCAAGCGCCAGCGGCAGAGCCTGCGCAAGATGGTCATCGACAtg GTGCTGGCCACGGACATGTCCAAGCACATGACCCTCCTGGCTGACCTGAAGACCATGGTGGAGACCAAGAAAGTGACCAGCTCGGGGGTCCTCCTGCTGGATAACTACTCCGACCGCATCCAG GTCCTGCGGAACATGGTGCACTGCGCGGACCTCAGCAACCCCACCAAGCCGCTCGAGCTGTACCGCCAGTGGACGGACCGCATCATGGCCGAGTTCTTCCAGCAGGGTGACCGGGAACGCGAGCGGGGCATGGAGATCAGCCCCATGTGCGACAAGCACACGGCCTCTGTGGAGAAGTCGCAG GTGGGTTTCATCGACTATATTGTGCACCCGCTATGGGAGACGTGGGCTGACCTGGTCCACCCGGACGCCCAGGACATCCTAGACACGCTGGAGGACAACCGGGACTGGTACTACAGCGCCATCCGGCAGAGCCCGTCGCCACCGCCCGACGAGGAGGCCAGGGGGCCGGGCCACCCGCCCCCGCCTGATAAGTTCCAGTTCGAGCTGACGCTGGAGGAGGACGTGGAGGAGGAGGCGGCGTGTCCTGCCTTGGGCGCCGGTGGAGCGGAGGAGTCGCCCGCGGCCCGGGAGGCATCCCCAGCTGAGGGACTCTTGGAGGTCCCCGGCCAGGACGTGGACGTGTGCATGGAGCGCGAGGTGCAGGAAGTGTGCTGGAGGCGGCGGGCAGACTCGGCGCACAGTGTGGCTGCGGGCCGCGAGGAGTCCTCGTCCCCGGATGCGTCCGCCGAGGCTGTGGGCTGCAGCAGCCCCCGTGTGCCTGCCTTGAGGACCCTGCCCCCTCCAGAGGAGGCCCCGGGCCGCTCGGGCCTCCCCTCCACGGCGGCCGAGGTGGGGGCCCAAAAGGATCATCAGGCTGCCAAGGGGGCGCGCTGTGCCTGCCCAGGGACCCCCGGCGAGGACGCCCCCGCGCCCCCAGCTCCTGGCGGGAGGGGGCCAGCTGGAGGCCCTCCCtga
- the PDE4A gene encoding 3',5'-cyclic-AMP phosphodiesterase 4A isoform X1: protein MRSSAAPRARPRPPALTLPPAGSESLVHFSFGDEDTCWHPPGRSVSLEAENGPAPSPGRSPLDSQASPGLVLHAGPATSQRRESFLYRSDSDYDMSPKTMSRNSSVTSEAHAEDLIVTPFAQVLASLRSVRNNFSLLTNVPIPSNKRSPLGGPTPVCKATLSEETCQQLARETLEELDWCLEQLETMQTYRSVSEMASHKFKRMLNRELTHLSEMSRSGNQVSEYISTTFLDKQNEVEIPSPTMKDREKQQAPRQRPSQQPAPPGPQFQPMSQITGVKRLAHSSSLNDSSVPRFGVKTDQEELLAQELENLNKWGLNIFCVSNYAGGRSLSCIMYTIFQERDLLKKFRIPVDTMVTYMLTLEDHYHPDVAYHNSLHAADVLQSTHVLLATPALDAVFTDLEILAALFAAAIHDVDHPGVSNQFLINTNSELALMYNDESVLENHHLAVGFKLLQEDNCDIFQNLSKRQRQSLRKMVIDMVLATDMSKHMTLLADLKTMVETKKVTSSGVLLLDNYSDRIQVLRNMVHCADLSNPTKPLELYRQWTDRIMAEFFQQGDRERERGMEISPMCDKHTASVEKSQVGFIDYIVHPLWETWADLVHPDAQDILDTLEDNRDWYYSAIRQSPSPPPDEEARGPGHPPPPDKFQFELTLEEDVEEEAACPALGAGGAEESPAAREASPAEGLLEVPGQDVDVCMEREVQEVCWRRRADSAHSVAAGREESSSPDASAEAVGCSSPRVPALRTLPPPEEAPGRSGLPSTAAEVGAQKDHQAAKGARCACPGTPGEDAPAPPAPGGRGPAGGPP from the exons CCTCGAGGCCGAGAATGGGCCGGCGCCGTCCCCCGGCCGCAGCCCCCTGGACTCGCAGGCGAGCCCCGGCCTCGTGCTGCACGCCGGGCCGGCCACCAGCCAGCGCCGCGAGTCCTTCCTGTACCGCTCGGACAGCGACTATGACATGTCGCCCAAGACCATGTCCCGGAACTCGTCGGTCACCAGCGAGGC GCACGCTGAGGACCTCATCGTGACACCGTTCGCCCAG GTGCTGGCCAGCCTCCGGAGCGTTCGCAACAACTTCTCACTTCTGACCAATGTGCCCATTCCCAGCAACAA GCGGTCCCCACTGGGCGGCCCGACCCCTGTCTGCAAAGCCACGCTGTCAG AGGAGACGTGCCAGCAGTTGGCCCGGGAGACGCTGGAGGAGCTGGACTGGTGTCTGGAGCAGCTGGAGACCATGCAGACCTACCGCTCTGTCAGCGAGATGGCTTCGCACAAG TTCAAGAGAATGCTCAACCGTGAACTCACACACCTGTCCGAGATGAGCAGGTCAGGAAACCAGGTCTCTGAGTACATCTCCACCACGTTCCTGG ACAAGCAGAATGAAGTGGAGATCCCATCACCCACCATGAAGGATCGAGAAAAACAGCAGGCGCCACGGCAGAGACCCTCCCAGCAGCCCGCGCCCCCCGGGCCGCAGTTCCAGCCCATGTCTCAGATCACGGGGGTGAAGAGGCTGGCGCACAGCAGCAGCCTGAACGATTCCAGCGTCCCCCGCTTCGGGGTGAAGACCGACCAAGAGGAGCTCCTGGCCCAA GAACTGGAGAACCTGAACAAGTGGGGCCTGAACATCTTTTGCGTGTCGAATTACGCCGGCGGCCGCTCGCTCAGCTGCATCATGTACACAATATTCCAG GAGCGGGACCTGCTCAAAAAGTTCCGCATCCCGGTGGACACGATGGTGACATATATGCTGACCCTGGAAGACCACTACCACCCGGATGTGGCCTACCACAACAGCCTGCATGCCGCCGACGTGCTGCAGTCCACCCACGTGCTGCTGGCCACGCCTGCTCTGGAC GCTGTATTCACGGACCTGGAGATTCTTGCCGCCCTGTTCGCGGCTGCCATCCACGACGTGGACCACCCCGGGGTCTCCAACCAGTTCCTCATCAACACCA ATTCGGAGCTGGCGCTCATGTACAACGACGAGTCGGTGCTGGAGAACCACCACCTGGCCGTGGGCTTCAAGCTGCTGCAGGAGGACAACTGCGATATCTTCCAGAACCTCAGCAAGCGCCAGCGGCAGAGCCTGCGCAAGATGGTCATCGACAtg GTGCTGGCCACGGACATGTCCAAGCACATGACCCTCCTGGCTGACCTGAAGACCATGGTGGAGACCAAGAAAGTGACCAGCTCGGGGGTCCTCCTGCTGGATAACTACTCCGACCGCATCCAG GTCCTGCGGAACATGGTGCACTGCGCGGACCTCAGCAACCCCACCAAGCCGCTCGAGCTGTACCGCCAGTGGACGGACCGCATCATGGCCGAGTTCTTCCAGCAGGGTGACCGGGAACGCGAGCGGGGCATGGAGATCAGCCCCATGTGCGACAAGCACACGGCCTCTGTGGAGAAGTCGCAG GTGGGTTTCATCGACTATATTGTGCACCCGCTATGGGAGACGTGGGCTGACCTGGTCCACCCGGACGCCCAGGACATCCTAGACACGCTGGAGGACAACCGGGACTGGTACTACAGCGCCATCCGGCAGAGCCCGTCGCCACCGCCCGACGAGGAGGCCAGGGGGCCGGGCCACCCGCCCCCGCCTGATAAGTTCCAGTTCGAGCTGACGCTGGAGGAGGACGTGGAGGAGGAGGCGGCGTGTCCTGCCTTGGGCGCCGGTGGAGCGGAGGAGTCGCCCGCGGCCCGGGAGGCATCCCCAGCTGAGGGACTCTTGGAGGTCCCCGGCCAGGACGTGGACGTGTGCATGGAGCGCGAGGTGCAGGAAGTGTGCTGGAGGCGGCGGGCAGACTCGGCGCACAGTGTGGCTGCGGGCCGCGAGGAGTCCTCGTCCCCGGATGCGTCCGCCGAGGCTGTGGGCTGCAGCAGCCCCCGTGTGCCTGCCTTGAGGACCCTGCCCCCTCCAGAGGAGGCCCCGGGCCGCTCGGGCCTCCCCTCCACGGCGGCCGAGGTGGGGGCCCAAAAGGATCATCAGGCTGCCAAGGGGGCGCGCTGTGCCTGCCCAGGGACCCCCGGCGAGGACGCCCCCGCGCCCCCAGCTCCTGGCGGGAGGGGGCCAGCTGGAGGCCCTCCCtga